Genomic segment of Candidatus Bathyarchaeota archaeon:
GGCACATCTCCAGCTATATCAACCTCGATTATGATGGCCACGTCTGGATCAACCACGTGCGCAACTGTTATGGCACCTCGGGCTCCAACTTCTTCTTGAACCGTTGCCGCACCGAAAACCGTGTTAGGATGTTTAATCTTGTTTTCTTTGAGCCTGCGGACAACTTCCATGGCAACGAATGCACCAATTCGATCGTCAAACGCTTTTCCCATTGCGATCTTTCCGTTCCTGATCAAGGAGAAAGGTGAACAGGGTATCACCGGATCGCCCATTCTGATGCCCATTTCCTCAGCTTCCTTCTTGCTCGAAGCCCCAACATCTATATACATAGACCTTTTTTCAACCACTTTTTTCAATTCTTCTGGAGAGAGTAAGTGAGGTGGTTTTGCAGCTATGACTCCTGGAACATCTCCTTTCTTAGTTCTTATAGTCACTCTTTGCGTTAGAAGCACTTGATCCCACCACCCTCCAAGCGGGTTAAATGTTAAGAATCCTGTCTTTTCATCTATCCCAGAAATGACGAAGCCGACTTCATCAATGTGACCTGCAAGCAACACTCGTGGTCGACCGGCGTCTCCACGATGCTTAAATACAACAGAACCCAACTTGTCTGTGGTTATCTCATCTGCATAAGACTTCACATGTTCTTTAACGATTCTTGAAACCTCACGTTCGAAGCCTGTGGGTCCGAATGATTCGCAAAGTTCTTTCAACAGTTCGATTGCTTTTTTGTCAACCAAAATGATCACCTACAACAACAGGTTGTTTTCACCTATATGATGTTAACATTTACTCTTCTAATGAGTTTCTTTGCATCACTTATGCCTTTCGGAAATCCAGAAGCGCTAGCAGTCTGTGTTTCAGTAGTTACGTGGTCCTTGGATAACGTAAAATCCATTAATATCCTGTTAACCAAATACGTATTCAGATGGAAACATGCTCGTTACAAGCAAGAAGCTTCTATCCGCTGCTAAGGCTAAGGGTTACGCTGTCGGCGCCTTTAACATTCAAAACCTAGAAACTTTGTTAGCCATAGTTGAGGCCTCCACTGAAGAGCGGTCGCCCGTAATAGTTGCAGTAACTCCCAGCACGATCAAGTATGCAGGCTTGGGATATTTAGCTGGAATGGTAAAGACTGCGGTGGAATCTGCTCCAGTGCCGATGTCCCTTCATCTAGACCATGGAAAAGATATAGAAACTGTTTCAAAATGCATCGACGCCGGGTTTACTTCTGTTATGATTGACGGTTCTCACCTAAATTTTGAAGAAAATATTGCCTTAACAAAACGCGTTACACGTTTAGCTCATTCAAAAGGTATCTCTGTTGAAGGGGAGCTAGGAAGACTTGCTGGCGTAGAGGAAGCAACTGTGAAAGAAAAGGAAGCGGTATTAACGGATCCTGAAGCAGCTAAAGAGTTTGTTGAACGAACAGGCGTGGATGCGCTTGCAGTTGCAATAGGCACATGTCACGGGGCCTACAAATTCAAAGGAGAGCCGAAACTTGACTTTGAAAGGCTGAAAGCTATAAGGAAAAAGGTTAAGGTTCTACTAGTTTTACATGGAGCATCCAGCATTCCATCATGGATAATTGAAAAAGCCACAAAGTATGGAGCTGAATTAAGTGGGGCTAAGGGAATCCCAAACGAACATATCAAAGAGGCTATATCTTTAGGAATAACAAAGATAAACATCGACACCGATTTAAGGTTGGCTTTCACAGTTGCAATTCGAGAAATTTTGACCGGTTCGCCGAAAGAGTTTGATCCCAGAAAAATTTTAGGCCCGGCGAAAAAGGCTGTAAAAGAGGTTATCAAAGGTAAGATGCGTTTATTTGGAAGTTCAACTAAAGCCTTTTAGAAGTGAAGAAAAAGAATGAAAGTTGCAGTCTTAAGCGGAGGAGGAGATGCTCCGGGAATTAACGCCGTGATCAGGGCTGTTGTGAAGAAAGGAATTGAATCTTATGAGTATAAGATGGTCGGCGTTAGAAACGGATGGCAAGGACTAGTCGAAAACGAATTTATCACGTTGAATCTAGACGAAATTTCGGGCATACTTCCCCGTGGAGGCTCCATCCTTGGAACTTCGAGAACTAACCCCTTCAAGCACAAAAACGGAGCGCAGAAAATTCTAGGAAATGCTAAGGAAAATGGCCTTAGCGCAGTAGTTGTTATTGGAGGAGAAGACACCCTAGGAGTGGCTTACAAGCTTTATGAAATGGGGCTTCCATGCGTTGGAGTGCCCAAAACAATTGACAACGATCTGCTTGGCACCGATTACACTTTCGGCTTTAACACAGCAGTTTCCATAGCCACCGACACGCTTGATAGGCTTCACACCACAGCAGAGTCACATCAGAGAGTTATAATTCTTGAAGTGATGGGCAGATATACCGGCTGGATTGCGTTAGAGGCTGGACTAGCTGGAGGAGCCGACGCTATTTTGATTCCAGAAAAACCGTTCGATCTCAACGAAGTTTGTAATCTTATTAAGCAGAGACAAAGTCGCGGCAAAAACTTCAGCGTTATCGTCGTTGCTGAAGGAGCGAAATCCAAAGAAGGCAAAGAGATACTCTACAGCGACAGCACAGACGAGTTTGGCCATGTTAGGTTCGGCGGCGTAGGCTACTATCTTGGCAAAGAAATTGAAAAGTGCATAGACACTGAAACAAGGGTTGTGGTTCTCGGCCACCTTCAACGAGGCGGTTCTCCAACAGCCTTTGACAGGATTTTGGCCACAAGATTCGGAATCGCCGCCATAGACCTTGTCCACCAAGGCCAGTTTGGACGTATTGTTGCCATACAAGGAAATAAGATTGTTTCTGTTCCGTTAAAAGACGTTGTCGGTAAGCGAAAGACCGTTGATTTGAAGCTTTATGAAACAGCAAGCGTCTTTTTTGGTTAGATGCGTGGAAGCGATTCTCTCAGACTCTGCGCAGCCACTTCCGGCGGCGTAACGTTTATGAACATACCCGTACTGTTCTCGAAACCAGCTTGAATCGACAATTTAGGGTAAACTTCAAGATGCCAGTGAAAACATTCATGTTGCCCATGAGTTGGAGCTATGTGGAATCCATAGGAGTATGGCGGGTCATTCAGGATCGTTGTGAGACTGCTAAAACACATTCTAAGAGCACGAGAAAAGTCTCTCTTCCCTCTTTCATCCAGTTGCAACAACGTGTGCTGATGCTTTTTGGGAAGAAGCCAAAACTCAAATGGATAGACGCTTGCCCATGGAGCAAATGCGATGAAACTTTGGTTTTCAAAAATAAATCTGGGACTACCGCGCTCTGCCTCGATCATTTCACAGTAAGGACAGGCATCCTTTTTTTCCAACCAGCTCCTACAAGCAGCGAGTTCATCTAAAATTCGCTCAGGAACCATCGGAGTTGCGATTATTTGACTGTGAGCATGAGAAAGTGAAGCCCCAGCCTCTTTTCCATGATTTCTAAAAATGGAAACGTATTCCCACCTTGAAAGACTCTTCAACCTATCCAAGTAAGCTTGCACCACCAACTCGATTTGTTCAAGTCTAGCACTGCTCGGATGCTCATCATGATCAGGCGACTCTATTAAGACTTCATGCGTTCCAACACCGTCCCTTCTTCTATGAAGATCATCTTCAACTAAAGAAATGGAGTTACGAGGACTAAGAGCTGGATACAGATTTGGAATGCACCTTACAAGCCAATTTTTAACTCTTCTTCCGTCTGAGTCTTTCTCCCTTTTTATGCCTCCATCAGAGGGAAGGTAAAGAAGAAATGCGGGCGGTGTCTTTCTCTCATTTCCCGGACAAAAAGGGCATGCTTTCGTCTCTGTTCCTTCAGATGGCTTGCTCGAATAATCTGTTGGGCGTTTCGCTCTTTCAGAGGCTATGATTACCCAGCGGTCTAGGATGTAGTCTTTTCGGATTTCGTTCGGCATCTTTTTCTCCGTCTAACTATATTTTAACTGTTAATATATCAAATACTCTGTATAGGAAGTTCTCAACGTAAAGTGGAGGCGTAACTCGTGAAGTTGATCTACGTAGTCATAGACGGTATAGGCGACTTGCCAATTGAGGAATTAGGAAACAAGACTCCGCTTGAGGCTGCTGGAACGCTTAACATGGACTTTCTTGCAAAAAAAGGAAAAACAGGAATGATGTACACCGTTGGAAAGGGAATAGCTCCTGAAAGCGACGTAGCCGTTATCTCCATTCTAGGATACGACCCCTTCAAATACTCTACAGGTAGAGGGATTTTAGAGGCGTTTGGTGCAGACATGGTTGTGAAGGACGGCGACCTCGCCTTAAGATGCAACTTTGCAACATTAGGTAGTGAAAACAAGATTATTGATCGAAGAGTGGGAAGAGATTTAACCACCGAAGAAGCTGGGGCGCTAAGTAAAGCTATAAATAAGAAAGTAAGGTTGGAGTCGCATCCAGTAGATTTTGAATTTAAAAATACAATAGGCCATCGAGGAGTTTTGGTCATACGAGAAAAAAAGAGAACCCTATCAAGCAAAATTACAAACACCGACCCAGCCTACTCCAGAATGGAGAAGCTTGGCGTGGCAGAAACTACGGTTGAAATGATACTTAGAAGATGCGAACCAATGGACAAAACCGATGAAGCTAAGATATCTGCAGAACTTGTAAATGAATTCGTCCAGAAAAGTCATGACGTTTTAGATGAACATGAGATAAACAAAAGGCGTGTTGCTGAAGGAAGGTTGAAGGCAAATGTTATACTTACGAGGGATGCAGGTCATTGTTTGCCGAATTTCTTCAACATTAATGAAAAGTATGGCGTCAATTTCGTTTCTCTTGTCGACATGCCTGTAGAAAGAGGAATATCCAAACTAACAGGTATGCACCTCGTTGACCTTCCACCCCCGTCTCACGACCTCAAAAAGGACTGCATACTAAGAGTAAAGAAACTACTTCATCTGTTACCCGCCTATGATTGCTTTTACATACACATCAAAGGCCCAGATGAACCAGGTCATGATGGAAACTTCAGGCTCAAAACTCAACTCATCGCCACGGTTGACAAATACTTTTTTGGAAATTTACTAAAAGAAATAAAACTAGAAGACCACGTTATCTGCGTTACAACGGATCATTCAACTCCATGCAAACTAAAAGCCCACAGCGACGATTCTGTTCCAATAGTCATATCAGGCAACAAAATTAAAAAGGATAACGTCTACAAATTCTGTGAAAAAGAATGCAAAAAAGGAAACCTAGGTGTCTTAAAGCACGGCACCGAACTCATGCCAAAGCTCATTGACTTACTCAAAACGCAAATCTAAGAAGAAAATAACACACTATTCACGTTGAAAACGCTTATTCTAACTCGCTACAATCATGAGAGTGATTTGTAGAGATATCTTGCTCCTAACGAAGTCAGCCAGCCGCTTATAACAAAGACTGTGGCTGGAAAAAATCCAACGTTAAAATTTATTAAAATGGTCTCGAATAACAGGAAGACGACGGCTATGGTGGTGACAGATACGAGACCAAATTTCTTTCCATATTTTTGCATGGTTTGAATGCTAAGAAGCCCTGAGAGAAATATGTCGCCTAACCCAAGCATTATATAGCCTTCAGATGGAAAAGTTGGCACGATGATCATTACAGGTAGCTGTAACGCAATCATTCTCTCACTCGACTCCACCATAAACCCTGTGATTAGAACCTGAACTATATCCATAAGAGTTAGAAGGACAACGAAGAGGGTAGTGGTTTTCCATGAGAACAACCCTCCCATGTAGACTGAGATGCATATAGCGAAGATTATTGCGAAGACGTTTAACAGATATGCCTCCCACACGTATGTATCTCTATACAAAACGTACAGGGCGATGAACAAGGCTGGAGTTAGGACTGCCAAGTACCATTTTGGCACAACCAAATACGTAAACAGGAACAAGATCATAGAATAGGCATACAAGAACAAAACCATTATAGCCATATCCGGAATTTGTATAATTGTCCATCCGAGAACAGTTATCATGGCGCCCATTGCTACTACTAACAGAACCGTGTGTCGGGTCGTGAATTCCTTTCCACCCAGAAGAGATTTGACTTTTCCTCCAAATTTGGTGTAGAAAAATAGTACAGCCGCCGTGATCAGAAAGAGGGCTAGCGGGAGTGAAACATCGAATCTCATACCCCTGCTTAATGCCTAACTGGTTAAAATTGTTTTGCGGCGCTTTGAAGAAGTCTGACACGATATGCGTATATATGTTCGTGAGCACTCGTATGAAATAA
This window contains:
- a CDS encoding DUF4921 family protein, producing the protein MPNEIRKDYILDRWVIIASERAKRPTDYSSKPSEGTETKACPFCPGNERKTPPAFLLYLPSDGGIKREKDSDGRRVKNWLVRCIPNLYPALSPRNSISLVEDDLHRRRDGVGTHEVLIESPDHDEHPSSARLEQIELVVQAYLDRLKSLSRWEYVSIFRNHGKEAGASLSHAHSQIIATPMVPERILDELAACRSWLEKKDACPYCEMIEAERGSPRFIFENQSFIAFAPWASVYPFEFWLLPKKHQHTLLQLDERGKRDFSRALRMCFSSLTTILNDPPYSYGFHIAPTHGQHECFHWHLEVYPKLSIQAGFENSTGMFINVTPPEVAAQSLRESLPRI
- the fba gene encoding class II fructose-1,6-bisphosphate aldolase, with the translated sequence MLVTSKKLLSAAKAKGYAVGAFNIQNLETLLAIVEASTEERSPVIVAVTPSTIKYAGLGYLAGMVKTAVESAPVPMSLHLDHGKDIETVSKCIDAGFTSVMIDGSHLNFEENIALTKRVTRLAHSKGISVEGELGRLAGVEEATVKEKEAVLTDPEAAKEFVERTGVDALAVAIGTCHGAYKFKGEPKLDFERLKAIRKKVKVLLVLHGASSIPSWIIEKATKYGAELSGAKGIPNEHIKEAISLGITKINIDTDLRLAFTVAIREILTGSPKEFDPRKILGPAKKAVKEVIKGKMRLFGSSTKAF
- a CDS encoding M42 family peptidase translates to MILVDKKAIELLKELCESFGPTGFEREVSRIVKEHVKSYADEITTDKLGSVVFKHRGDAGRPRVLLAGHIDEVGFVISGIDEKTGFLTFNPLGGWWDQVLLTQRVTIRTKKGDVPGVIAAKPPHLLSPEELKKVVEKRSMYIDVGASSKKEAEEMGIRMGDPVIPCSPFSLIRNGKIAMGKAFDDRIGAFVAMEVVRRLKENKIKHPNTVFGAATVQEEVGARGAITVAHVVDPDVAIIIEVDIAGDVPGIKTFEAPAKMGKGPSILTFDASMIPNQPLKDFVIKTAEEMKIPYQLSQVARGGTDAGKIHISRAGCPSTVISVPTRHIHSHVGLLSLEDTENAIKLTIELVKRFSSEVVKSFTSL
- the apgM gene encoding 2,3-bisphosphoglycerate-independent phosphoglycerate mutase; translated protein: MKLIYVVIDGIGDLPIEELGNKTPLEAAGTLNMDFLAKKGKTGMMYTVGKGIAPESDVAVISILGYDPFKYSTGRGILEAFGADMVVKDGDLALRCNFATLGSENKIIDRRVGRDLTTEEAGALSKAINKKVRLESHPVDFEFKNTIGHRGVLVIREKKRTLSSKITNTDPAYSRMEKLGVAETTVEMILRRCEPMDKTDEAKISAELVNEFVQKSHDVLDEHEINKRRVAEGRLKANVILTRDAGHCLPNFFNINEKYGVNFVSLVDMPVERGISKLTGMHLVDLPPPSHDLKKDCILRVKKLLHLLPAYDCFYIHIKGPDEPGHDGNFRLKTQLIATVDKYFFGNLLKEIKLEDHVICVTTDHSTPCKLKAHSDDSVPIVISGNKIKKDNVYKFCEKECKKGNLGVLKHGTELMPKLIDLLKTQI
- a CDS encoding 6-phosphofructokinase; this encodes MKVAVLSGGGDAPGINAVIRAVVKKGIESYEYKMVGVRNGWQGLVENEFITLNLDEISGILPRGGSILGTSRTNPFKHKNGAQKILGNAKENGLSAVVVIGGEDTLGVAYKLYEMGLPCVGVPKTIDNDLLGTDYTFGFNTAVSIATDTLDRLHTTAESHQRVIILEVMGRYTGWIALEAGLAGGADAILIPEKPFDLNEVCNLIKQRQSRGKNFSVIVVAEGAKSKEGKEILYSDSTDEFGHVRFGGVGYYLGKEIEKCIDTETRVVVLGHLQRGGSPTAFDRILATRFGIAAIDLVHQGQFGRIVAIQGNKIVSVPLKDVVGKRKTVDLKLYETASVFFG